A window of Psychroflexus sp. ALD_RP9 contains these coding sequences:
- a CDS encoding methylmalonyl-CoA mutase subunit beta codes for MAEKLFKDFEPITSKAWKQKIQADLKGADYNEKLIDHSDEGFDVKPFYHQDTHQNIDLPITEGWRITEKIYLENYTAVTKIVNDVTNRGAESLWLIVPEANTKLFDLLKEIDNLQVPVMLEFLKLEQEFLKHLDEFSAELNIDILLNFDPIKQLSSQGDWQKSETEDLAIIQQFAQLKHLKPQLSIDARLFQNAGALKYQELSFSLAVLSEYFNYLNHNQALPKTIQLNLITSTGSNYFFEIAKLKSYRLLINSLANSFSVDVTLKIIAEPSQRNKTIYDYNVNMLRTTTECMSAVLGGADWVNNLAYDEIFHKTNEFGERISRNQLLILKHESYFDQVYNPTNGSYYIEELTQQLAQKALDEFKNIEKNDGYLSELFKGNITKSIEASAKNEEEKLQKTAFVMVGTNKYENADDRMKADLELYPFVKKQQRQVKFKPIIARRLAEKIELKRLDKEANA; via the coding sequence ATGGCCGAAAAATTATTTAAAGATTTTGAACCGATAACCTCTAAAGCTTGGAAACAAAAAATTCAAGCCGATTTAAAAGGTGCCGATTATAACGAAAAATTAATTGATCACTCTGACGAAGGTTTTGACGTAAAACCTTTTTATCATCAAGACACGCATCAAAACATAGATTTACCAATTACAGAAGGTTGGCGAATTACAGAAAAAATATATCTCGAAAATTATACCGCTGTTACCAAAATAGTAAATGATGTTACCAATCGCGGCGCCGAATCTCTATGGTTAATTGTCCCGGAAGCCAATACAAAATTATTTGATTTACTAAAAGAAATCGACAACTTACAGGTTCCCGTAATGCTAGAATTTCTTAAACTTGAACAGGAGTTTTTAAAGCATTTAGATGAATTTAGTGCAGAACTGAATATTGATATTCTACTTAACTTTGACCCGATTAAGCAATTGTCATCTCAGGGTGATTGGCAGAAATCTGAAACTGAAGATTTAGCCATCATTCAACAATTTGCACAATTGAAGCATTTAAAGCCACAGCTTTCCATCGATGCGCGATTATTTCAAAATGCTGGTGCCTTAAAATATCAAGAATTAAGCTTCAGTTTAGCGGTGCTTAGCGAATACTTCAACTATTTGAATCATAACCAAGCATTACCAAAAACCATTCAACTTAACCTTATTACTTCAACAGGTTCTAATTACTTTTTTGAAATCGCTAAACTAAAATCCTATCGATTGTTAATCAATAGTTTAGCTAATTCATTTTCAGTAGATGTTACCTTAAAAATAATTGCTGAACCAAGCCAACGTAACAAAACCATATACGATTATAATGTTAATATGCTTCGGACTACAACCGAATGTATGAGTGCTGTGCTTGGTGGTGCCGATTGGGTTAATAATTTAGCTTACGACGAAATTTTTCATAAAACGAATGAATTTGGCGAGCGTATTTCTCGTAACCAATTACTCATTTTAAAACATGAATCTTATTTTGATCAAGTATACAACCCTACAAATGGCAGTTATTACATTGAAGAGTTAACCCAGCAATTAGCTCAAAAAGCCTTAGATGAATTTAAAAACATAGAAAAAAATGATGGCTATTTAAGTGAACTTTTTAAGGGCAACATTACCAAATCTATAGAAGCAAGTGCTAAGAATGAAGAAGAAAAACTACAAAAAACAGCCTTTGTGATGGTTGGTACCAATAAATATGAAAATGCAGATGATCGAATGAAAGCCGATTTGGAGTTATACCCATTTGTAAAAAAGCAACAACGCCAAGTCAAATTTAAACCAATCATCGCCAGAAGACTTGCAGAAAAGATTGAACTGAAACGCCTCGACAAAGAAGCAAATGCCTAA
- a CDS encoding FtsB family cell division protein, with amino-acid sequence MKLNELRHKRWFKLLTNKYILTLSLFIIWMLFIDTNSWLIHHELNQDIEELKQNKQYYINEIAKDKATFKTLNDSVEIERFARENYFMKRPNEEVYIIEYEDSLQQN; translated from the coding sequence ATGAAGTTAAACGAATTAAGACATAAACGCTGGTTTAAATTACTTACCAACAAATATATTTTAACCCTAAGTTTATTTATAATTTGGATGCTATTTATAGACACGAATTCATGGCTAATACATCATGAACTCAACCAAGACATAGAAGAGCTTAAACAAAACAAGCAATACTATATTAATGAAATAGCTAAAGACAAAGCAACCTTTAAAACCCTTAATGACTCCGTAGAAATAGAACGCTTCGCTCGTGAAAATTATTTCATGAAACGTCCCAATGAAGAAGTGTATATTATCGAGTACGAAGATAGTTTACAACAAAACTAA
- the udk gene encoding uridine kinase — translation MLIIGIAGGTGSGKTTVVNQIINELQHDEVDVIYQDSYYQDTSHLSFEERTKINFDHPKSIDFDLLVDHLKVLKSGQSVEQPVYSFKAHNRTHETITTQPRKVMIVEGILIFTHPDIRKMFDIKIFVHADSDERLMRRLKRDINERGRDLDEVINRYKSTLKPMHQQFIEPTKEYADIIIPNNRFNTVAIDIVQTIIKERLV, via the coding sequence ATGTTAATTATTGGTATTGCTGGTGGTACAGGAAGTGGTAAAACAACAGTTGTAAATCAAATTATAAATGAATTACAGCATGATGAAGTTGATGTAATTTATCAAGATTCTTATTATCAAGACACCTCGCATCTAAGTTTTGAAGAACGTACAAAAATCAATTTCGACCATCCTAAATCAATTGATTTTGATTTACTAGTAGATCATTTAAAAGTTCTAAAATCAGGCCAATCTGTAGAACAACCAGTATATTCATTTAAAGCGCATAACCGAACCCATGAAACCATCACAACGCAACCTCGGAAAGTGATGATTGTTGAGGGAATTTTAATTTTTACACATCCTGACATTCGTAAAATGTTTGATATTAAAATATTTGTACATGCCGACAGCGATGAACGCCTGATGCGACGCCTCAAACGCGATATTAATGAGCGTGGTCGTGACCTTGATGAAGTTATTAACCGCTATAAATCTACCCTTAAACCGATGCATCAACAATTTATAGAACCCACTAAAGAATATGCTGATATTATTATCCCAAACAATCGCTTTAATACGGTAGCTATTGATATTGTTCAAACAATTATTAAAGAACGTTTGGTTTAA
- a CDS encoding PQQ-dependent sugar dehydrogenase has translation MKLSLSFCFAFSLLACAQEDTSITTIEVDYEYEIITDQVNMPWGFDFFDDGRIVITDKSGEVYLYDDGSTTKLSGFPEVYNRGQGGLLDVKIHPEYPEQPWIYFTYASTEGKAKGGHTAFARAQLTGSQLTDFEVLYKASPNTTKGVHFGSRIEFDRQGYVYISIGERGERDVNPQDISRDGGKIYRFHADGRIPNDNPFVNEDNAKKAIYSYGHRNPQGMEIHPQTGKIWVHEHGPRGGDEINIIKKAANYGWPVVTYGINYSGTSITDETQKPGMTQPIHYWVPSIAPSGMAFVNSTKYPHLNANLLVGSLKFMYLEHLELDGDKVVKREKILDKIGRVRSVEQSPDGFIYVGVEGVGLVKILPKS, from the coding sequence ATGAAATTATCTTTATCATTTTGCTTTGCTTTTAGTCTATTGGCTTGTGCACAAGAAGATACATCAATTACAACAATTGAAGTTGATTATGAATATGAAATTATTACAGACCAAGTTAATATGCCTTGGGGATTTGATTTTTTTGATGATGGACGGATTGTAATTACTGATAAATCTGGAGAAGTCTATTTATATGATGATGGAAGTACAACTAAATTAAGCGGATTTCCTGAAGTCTACAATCGTGGTCAAGGCGGCTTGTTAGATGTTAAAATACATCCTGAATATCCAGAGCAACCTTGGATTTACTTTACCTACGCTTCAACCGAAGGTAAAGCTAAAGGCGGTCACACTGCTTTTGCACGTGCTCAATTAACAGGCTCACAACTTACCGATTTTGAAGTTTTGTATAAAGCTTCACCAAACACCACTAAAGGCGTACACTTTGGTAGTCGTATAGAGTTTGACCGTCAAGGTTATGTTTATATTTCAATTGGCGAACGTGGCGAACGCGACGTAAACCCTCAAGATATTTCACGTGATGGAGGTAAGATTTATCGTTTTCATGCAGATGGTCGAATTCCAAACGATAATCCGTTTGTAAATGAAGACAATGCCAAGAAGGCTATTTATTCTTATGGACACCGAAATCCACAAGGTATGGAAATACACCCACAAACTGGTAAAATTTGGGTGCATGAACATGGGCCACGTGGTGGAGATGAAATCAACATCATTAAAAAAGCGGCCAATTATGGTTGGCCAGTGGTTACTTACGGAATTAATTATTCAGGAACAAGTATCACCGATGAAACTCAAAAGCCTGGCATGACGCAGCCAATACATTATTGGGTGCCATCTATTGCGCCTAGCGGTATGGCCTTTGTAAACTCAACCAAATATCCGCATTTAAACGCTAATTTACTAGTAGGCTCACTCAAATTCATGTACTTAGAGCATTTAGAGTTAGATGGAGATAAAGTTGTAAAGCGCGAAAAAATACTCGATAAAATAGGTCGTGTAAGAAGCGTAGAACAAAGTCCTGACGGCTTTATTTATGTTGGAGTAGAAGGTGTAGGTCTAGTAAAAATACTTCCAAAGTCTTAA
- a CDS encoding c-type cytochrome — MKVVVISSFLLCLSVLFWKPESSSINYFEQSQLTESIKRGEIVYNNFCMRCHLPNGEGVAGVYPPIAKSNWLIEKRTESIKAVKYGLKGKIEVNAKVYNNMMSPMGLSDQEVVDVMNYIMNNFENKQKKPVTLSEVQAIKK; from the coding sequence ATGAAAGTAGTTGTAATCTCTTCATTTTTGTTGTGCTTATCTGTATTGTTCTGGAAACCTGAGAGTAGTTCTATAAATTACTTTGAGCAAAGCCAACTCACCGAGAGCATCAAGCGTGGAGAAATCGTTTATAATAATTTCTGTATGCGCTGTCATTTACCAAATGGCGAAGGTGTTGCAGGTGTTTATCCGCCGATAGCAAAATCAAATTGGCTAATCGAAAAACGAACTGAGAGTATTAAAGCTGTAAAATATGGCTTAAAAGGCAAAATTGAAGTCAATGCTAAAGTTTATAATAATATGATGTCGCCAATGGGTTTAAGTGATCAAGAAGTGGTTGATGTAATGAATTATATCATGAACAACTTTGAAAACAAACAAAAAAAGCCTGTTACACTTTCTGAAGTTCAAGCTATTAAAAAATAA
- a CDS encoding RNA polymerase sigma factor, which produces MKIINLHTKLEKLIARAKQNDRRAQHEIYKRFAPKLLSLARLYIADVQFAEDVLSRSFVKIFNKIHQFSSNDKAFPAWCRQILVREAIDFLRRQKAIEFPSHELEHLAITTDDETLNYTQIDQIQSCIDRLPSGYKLVFNLYVVESYTHKAIAETLGISVGTSKSQLSKAKKMIMNLLHDQKQLNG; this is translated from the coding sequence GTGAAAATAATAAATTTACATACCAAGCTTGAAAAGCTAATAGCAAGAGCTAAGCAAAACGACCGTCGTGCACAGCATGAAATTTATAAACGTTTTGCTCCCAAGTTACTGAGTTTAGCAAGATTATACATTGCTGATGTTCAGTTTGCCGAAGATGTTTTGTCACGGAGTTTTGTGAAAATTTTTAATAAGATTCATCAATTCTCTTCAAACGACAAAGCTTTTCCAGCTTGGTGTAGGCAAATTTTAGTACGTGAAGCTATCGATTTTTTAAGGCGACAGAAGGCTATTGAATTTCCATCTCATGAACTAGAGCATTTAGCCATTACAACTGATGATGAGACATTAAATTATACCCAAATAGACCAAATACAAAGCTGTATTGATCGATTACCCAGTGGTTACAAACTGGTGTTTAACCTTTATGTAGTTGAATCTTATACACATAAAGCTATAGCTGAAACTTTAGGAATAAGTGTAGGAACTTCAAAGTCGCAACTCTCTAAAGCAAAAAAAATGATTATGAACCTACTTCACGATCAAAAGCAATTGAACGGATGA
- a CDS encoding TonB-dependent receptor, giving the protein MIKIAFYIATVLVMSSYVTVNAQMTTVLDSLSVEDQQEVQELMDKIEAQEKEQLKLKVKAINKNLEAKKITVNEAESLKQKAAQTAAMNIQERQQLAKLYLSYAIRNDVELIDLSEMDLNLDLNLPLDRLKRYTDTIELDFTPFFKYERIIKDGDQRENNLVFGVKSSDTISKNKQYKIESRTDSRFILGFGFNNSFNENDFGNENYKFAGSRYFSFGWNWSTRVFKYSNFLRFNYGVEFQFNGLKPQDNQIFVENGNQTVLETFEVELDKSKFRMDNLIIPLHLELTNSRKKTTKDQYTYFTDPGVKFGFGGFVGLNLLNTQKLKYKENGDNFKVKQRTDMNTNNFLYGISTYIGWDNVQLYGQYNLNPLFSDNTVDEHNIQIGMRFEID; this is encoded by the coding sequence ATGATTAAAATTGCATTTTATATCGCAACAGTGCTTGTTATGTCTAGTTATGTAACAGTAAACGCCCAAATGACAACTGTTCTCGACAGCCTTTCTGTTGAAGATCAACAAGAAGTTCAAGAACTCATGGATAAAATTGAAGCACAAGAAAAAGAACAATTAAAACTAAAAGTCAAAGCGATTAACAAAAACTTAGAAGCTAAAAAAATTACTGTTAATGAGGCTGAATCACTGAAACAAAAAGCGGCACAAACCGCAGCTATGAATATACAAGAGCGACAACAACTCGCCAAATTATACTTATCATATGCCATTAGAAACGATGTTGAATTAATTGATTTGAGTGAAATGGACTTAAACCTTGACCTTAATTTACCACTAGATCGTCTTAAGCGATATACAGATACTATTGAACTAGATTTTACACCATTCTTTAAATACGAGCGTATTATAAAAGATGGTGATCAGCGTGAAAATAATTTAGTATTTGGTGTTAAATCTTCAGATACTATTTCTAAAAACAAACAATATAAAATAGAATCACGCACAGACTCTCGATTTATTCTTGGTTTTGGGTTTAATAACAGTTTTAATGAAAATGATTTTGGTAATGAAAACTATAAGTTTGCTGGGAGTCGTTACTTTAGTTTTGGGTGGAATTGGAGTACGCGTGTATTTAAATATTCAAATTTTTTACGATTTAATTACGGTGTAGAGTTTCAATTCAATGGATTAAAACCACAGGATAATCAGATTTTTGTAGAAAATGGCAATCAAACCGTATTAGAAACTTTTGAAGTAGAATTAGATAAGTCAAAATTCAGAATGGATAACCTTATCATTCCTCTACATTTAGAATTAACTAATTCTAGAAAGAAAACCACAAAAGACCAATATACCTATTTTACAGATCCTGGTGTTAAGTTTGGTTTTGGGGGTTTTGTAGGTCTTAACTTATTAAACACCCAAAAACTTAAATACAAAGAAAATGGCGATAATTTTAAAGTTAAGCAGCGCACTGATATGAATACGAATAATTTTTTATACGGTATAAGTACTTACATCGGTTGGGATAATGTTCAACTTTACGGTCAGTATAACTTAAACCCTTTATTTAGTGATAATACAGTTGACGAGCATAATATTCAAATCGGTATGCGATTTGAAATAGATTAA
- a CDS encoding 4a-hydroxytetrahydrobiopterin dehydratase, with translation MQTLQKTEIEAALNELDQWSQDGNFIKRSFTFENFKEAFTFMSRVAFEAEELTHHPNWDNVYNKVNISLNTHDAGGITQKDIDLAARIDAIAKS, from the coding sequence ATGCAAACACTCCAAAAAACAGAAATAGAAGCAGCCTTAAATGAACTTGACCAATGGAGTCAAGATGGTAATTTCATTAAGCGTTCGTTTACTTTTGAAAATTTTAAAGAAGCATTTACTTTTATGTCTCGCGTAGCATTTGAAGCTGAAGAATTAACGCATCACCCTAATTGGGACAATGTCTACAACAAGGTTAATATTAGTCTTAATACACATGATGCTGGCGGAATTACCCAAAAAGATATTGATTTAGCTGCACGAATAGATGCAATTGCAAAAAGTTAG
- a CDS encoding sugar nucleotide-binding protein — protein sequence MSPIKGGQKILILGVSGFLGSELYRELYAFFDVYGTYRTPDKDLHNNNKFFEWDFELDSIHFLLSELQPDLIISCLKGNFAGQVYTHFEICEYLEKYNKKLMYISSANVFDAFTNYPSYEYDKTLSESSYGRYKIKIENRLMRLPNHLYNIIRLPMVYGYNSPKIKELKLLLELDEAVEVFPNVVINATTHQKFTQQMHYIINQDLEGIYHLGSRDLIHHKDLIKDIGKALGYDHFLFKNVYSSNRDRYIAVLPKTHVLPEHLYISIEDIIYNSVKL from the coding sequence ATAAGCCCTATTAAAGGTGGACAAAAAATATTAATTTTAGGTGTAAGTGGATTTCTCGGTAGCGAACTCTACCGAGAGCTTTATGCCTTTTTTGATGTATATGGCACATACCGCACGCCAGATAAAGATTTACACAACAATAATAAGTTTTTTGAGTGGGATTTTGAGCTCGACTCTATTCACTTTTTACTTTCTGAACTTCAACCCGACTTAATTATTTCTTGCCTAAAAGGTAATTTTGCAGGACAAGTTTATACGCATTTTGAAATTTGTGAGTATCTAGAAAAGTACAATAAAAAGTTGATGTATATTTCATCTGCAAATGTATTTGATGCTTTCACTAATTATCCATCTTATGAGTATGATAAAACCCTTTCGGAAAGTAGTTATGGTCGCTACAAGATCAAGATCGAAAATCGGTTAATGAGATTACCAAATCACCTCTACAACATCATACGCTTACCGATGGTTTATGGTTATAACTCACCTAAAATAAAGGAGTTGAAATTATTACTTGAACTTGATGAAGCCGTTGAAGTTTTCCCAAATGTTGTTATAAATGCCACAACCCATCAAAAATTTACCCAGCAAATGCATTATATCATAAATCAAGATTTAGAAGGCATTTATCACTTAGGTAGTCGCGATTTAATTCACCATAAAGATTTAATTAAAGATATTGGGAAAGCTTTGGGTTACGATCACTTTCTCTTCAAAAACGTTTATAGTTCAAATCGAGATCGTTATATTGCAGTGTTACCTAAAACACATGTTCTCCCCGAACATTTGTACATAAGTATTGAAGACATTATTTACAACTCTGTAAAATTATAA
- the gcvT gene encoding glycine cleavage system aminomethyltransferase GcvT produces MKTTALNHIHHQLGAKMVPFAGYEMPVSYEGVNSEHECVREHLGVFDVSHMGEFFVEGKQALELIQYITTNDASKLIDGQAQYTCMPNEKGGIVDDLIIYRFNAHKFLMVVNASNIEKDFNWVTKHNNFDAEVIDASDEYSLLAVQGPKAVEAMQSLAKIDLSEIKFYHFEVANFAGVEDVIISGTGYTGSGGFEIYFKNKHAEQIWSRVLEAGKPYGIKPIGLAARDTLRLEMGMCLYGNDIDETTSPIEAKLGWITKFTKDFINAEALKAEKEAGPQRKLIAFELTEKGIPRQGYAILNENGDPIGQVTSGTMSPSLKKAIGMGYVSAEYSKFGTPIQLQIRKKTVAGITVKPPFYKK; encoded by the coding sequence ATGAAAACAACAGCTTTAAACCATATTCATCATCAACTTGGTGCTAAGATGGTTCCGTTTGCAGGTTATGAAATGCCTGTTTCTTATGAAGGTGTAAATAGTGAACATGAATGTGTTCGAGAACATCTTGGCGTGTTTGATGTATCGCATATGGGCGAGTTTTTTGTTGAAGGTAAACAAGCGCTAGAGCTAATTCAATATATTACAACCAACGATGCTAGTAAATTAATTGATGGCCAAGCTCAATATACATGTATGCCAAATGAAAAAGGTGGTATTGTTGACGATTTGATTATTTACCGCTTTAATGCTCATAAGTTTTTAATGGTAGTTAATGCTTCTAATATTGAAAAAGATTTCAATTGGGTAACTAAGCATAATAACTTTGATGCTGAAGTAATCGATGCTTCAGATGAGTATAGCTTGTTGGCTGTTCAAGGACCCAAAGCTGTTGAAGCCATGCAATCACTTGCAAAAATAGATTTATCAGAAATTAAATTTTACCATTTTGAAGTTGCCAATTTTGCTGGTGTTGAAGATGTTATCATTTCTGGAACAGGTTATACTGGAAGTGGTGGATTTGAAATTTACTTTAAAAATAAACATGCAGAACAAATTTGGAGTCGCGTTTTAGAAGCTGGTAAACCTTATGGCATAAAACCAATCGGTCTTGCAGCCCGTGATACATTACGACTAGAAATGGGTATGTGTTTGTACGGTAATGACATCGATGAGACAACTTCGCCAATAGAAGCTAAATTAGGCTGGATAACAAAATTCACAAAAGACTTTATTAATGCAGAGGCTTTAAAAGCCGAAAAAGAAGCTGGACCTCAACGTAAACTTATCGCTTTTGAATTGACTGAAAAAGGAATTCCGCGTCAAGGTTATGCTATTTTAAATGAAAATGGCGATCCGATTGGCCAAGTGACTTCAGGAACAATGTCTCCAAGTTTAAAAAAAGCAATTGGCATGGGTTATGTTTCAGCTGAATACAGTAAATTCGGAACACCTATACAACTACAAATCCGCAAAAAAACAGTCGCTGGAATAACGGTGAAACCTCCATTTTATAAAAAATAA
- a CDS encoding NAD(P)H-hydrate dehydratase produces the protein MKIYNPQQLAELDKLTIITKGMSSTDLMEKAAENAIAKLRSILPLSTPVLVLCGMGNNAGDGFAIARLLKQQHYQVEVLWLKFANQLSKDAQINYNRLPKEITITEIDENQTDIKLSKQRNYIDCIFGLGLNRPMPKFVETIIEDINQKKGLKIAIDVPSGMYAHQANQPKDVRFKTDLCLTFHTPKLSFFFAENAAFLREFNIVDIGLVEDHNFTASLSWDYLTKKDLLKIYRPRKQFSHKGSFGHALLIGGNTGMHGSVILSAETALRSGVGKLSVHSNAITNQILLTRQPGAMTTNIDQDLSLNLAEVLLKGFDAIGLGMGLGRTAEASKIVSTVFKNIQKPVLLDADALYVISKDEALRPQIPPKSILTPHIGELKGLIGDWQTSYEMLDKTKAFSQKYNVIVVVKEAFTKVVNHDQVFINSTGNPALATAGSGDCLSGIITALMAQSYEPLKAAILGVYLHGKTADLALYQESKESFLASDISNFIGRAFKEFEYEQN, from the coding sequence ATGAAAATTTATAATCCGCAACAATTAGCAGAGCTAGACAAGTTAACCATTATAACGAAAGGTATGAGCTCCACAGACTTAATGGAAAAAGCAGCTGAAAATGCTATAGCTAAATTGAGGTCTATCCTTCCATTATCGACACCTGTTTTGGTCTTGTGCGGCATGGGCAATAATGCTGGAGATGGTTTTGCTATTGCTCGATTACTTAAACAACAGCATTATCAGGTTGAAGTTTTATGGCTAAAGTTTGCCAACCAATTGTCTAAAGATGCCCAAATCAACTATAATCGTTTACCAAAAGAAATTACGATAACTGAAATTGATGAAAATCAAACAGACATTAAATTATCAAAACAACGCAATTATATAGATTGTATTTTTGGTCTTGGCCTTAACCGTCCGATGCCTAAATTTGTTGAAACTATAATTGAAGATATAAACCAGAAAAAAGGCTTAAAAATAGCAATTGATGTCCCTTCTGGAATGTATGCTCACCAAGCTAATCAACCTAAAGATGTTCGGTTTAAAACCGATTTATGTTTAACATTTCATACACCAAAGCTCAGTTTTTTCTTTGCTGAAAATGCAGCATTTTTAAGAGAATTTAATATTGTAGATATCGGACTTGTTGAAGACCATAACTTTACTGCATCATTATCATGGGACTACTTGACTAAGAAAGATTTGCTCAAAATATATAGACCAAGAAAACAATTTTCACACAAAGGAAGCTTTGGCCATGCACTTTTAATAGGTGGTAATACTGGTATGCACGGTAGTGTTATTTTATCTGCTGAAACTGCTTTAAGAAGTGGTGTTGGTAAATTGAGTGTTCATTCTAACGCCATAACTAACCAGATATTATTAACCCGACAACCTGGAGCGATGACAACTAATATAGATCAAGACCTTTCTTTAAACTTAGCTGAAGTACTCCTGAAAGGTTTTGATGCTATAGGTTTGGGAATGGGATTAGGACGTACAGCTGAAGCAAGTAAAATTGTTTCAACTGTTTTTAAAAATATTCAAAAGCCAGTTTTACTAGACGCAGATGCGCTTTATGTTATTTCTAAAGATGAAGCTTTACGGCCTCAAATTCCACCAAAATCTATTTTAACACCACACATAGGCGAATTAAAAGGCTTGATAGGAGATTGGCAAACGAGTTATGAAATGTTAGATAAGACCAAAGCCTTTTCTCAAAAATATAATGTAATTGTTGTTGTAAAAGAAGCCTTTACCAAAGTAGTTAATCATGACCAGGTTTTTATAAACTCTACAGGAAATCCAGCCTTAGCAACGGCTGGTTCTGGCGATTGCTTATCTGGTATTATTACCGCTTTAATGGCGCAGAGTTATGAGCCCTTGAAGGCTGCTATTTTAGGTGTGTATTTACACGGTAAAACAGCAGATTTGGCTTTGTATCAAGAGTCTAAAGAAAGTTTTTTAGCATCAGATATTTCAAATTTTATAGGCCGAGCTTTTAAAGAGTTTGAGTATGAACAAAACTAA